The Prinia subflava isolate CZ2003 ecotype Zambia chromosome 15, Cam_Psub_1.2, whole genome shotgun sequence genome contains a region encoding:
- the ABHD17C gene encoding alpha/beta hydrolase domain-containing protein 17C, with product MPEQGPRMNGFSLGELCWLFCCPPCPSRIAAKLAFLPPEPTYTVLQPEQQQEPGAAAAAGTPTGSGTCSLHLSERADWQYSQRELDAVEVFFSRTARDNRLGCMFVRCAPTGRYTLLFSHGNAVDLGQMCSFYIGLGSRINCNVFSYDYSGYGVSTGKPSEKNLYADIDAAWQALRTRYGVSPENIILYGQSIGTVPTVDLASRYECAAVILHSPLMSGLRVAFPDTRKTYCFDAFPSIDKISKVTSPVLVIHGTEDEVIDFSHGLAMYERCPRAVEPLWVEGAGHNDIELYAQYLERLKQFISHELPNS from the exons ATGCCAGAACAAGGCCCCAGAATGAACGGTTTCTCTCTGGGcgagctgtgctggctgttcTGCTGCCCGCCCTGCCCCAGCCGCATCGCTGCCAAGCTGGCCTTCCTGCCCCCGGAGCCCACCTACACCGTGCTGCAGCccgagcagcagcaggagcccggggcggcggccgcggcgggcaCCCCCACGGGATCGGGCACCTGCAGCCTGCACCTGAGCGAGCGGGCCGACTGGCAGTATTCCCAGCGGGAACTGGATGCCGTGGAAGTGTTCTTCTCCCGCACGGCCCGAGATAACAGGCTGGGCTGCATGTTCGTTCGCTGTGCCCCCACTGGCCGGTACACGCTGCTCTTCTCGCACGGTAATGCTGTGGACCTGGGCCAGATGTGCAGCTTCTACATTGGCCTTGGCTCCCGCATCAACTGCAACGTCTTCTCCTATGACTACTCTGGCTACGGGGTGAGCACCGGCAAGCCCTCTGAGAAAAACCTGTATGCAGACATTGATGCAGCCTGGCAGGCCCTCAGGACAAG gtATGGTGTGAGTCCTGAGAACATCATCCTGTATGGTCAGAGCATTGGTACTGTCCCGACTGTAGACCTGGCGTCTCGGTACGAGTGTGCAGCTGTGATCCTCCATTCTCCCCTGATGTCTGGGTTACGGGTAGCTTTTCCTGACACCAGGAAAACCTATTGCTTTGATGCTTTCCCCAG caTTGACAAGATCTCTAAAGTGACCTCTCCTGTGCTGGTCATCCACGGTACCGAAGATGAGGTGATCGATTTCTCCCATGGCCTGGCCATGTACGAGCGATGTCCACGAGCAGTGGAGCCCCTCTGGGTGGAAGGGGCTGGGCATAATGACATAGAGCTTTATGCACAGTACTTAGAGAGACTAAAACAGTTCATATCTCATGAACTTCCCAACTCCTGA